TCTGGTCCGTATCAAACTGTTCAAGGGCCTGCTCCAGCATTTGCTTCAACGTTTTGGACACTTCTCCCCGGTGAAGGGCGTATTTCGTGTGTATGACGGTGTTGCTGGAATCAATTATGGCAATTTTGACGGCAGAGTATCCGATGTCTATTCCCAGGCTATGCATAGTTGCGATCCTTTCGGCGGCGATGCGCCACAGACTCGCTGACCGAGTTGGCGCAGCAAGGTTTAGTTTCTTAACCGTGTGTTCAAAAAAACGGTATTTTCACTGAGGGGTATTCTTTGATGCCTTTTCAGGCGAGGAAAGTCCTCCACCCAGTCGTGTGCATGGTGGCCTTATCTTGTCTGGCGCGGGCATTGTTAAATTGTCCTTGCTATCTCGGAGGCATGGTGCAGGGCGTCGAGGCCATTTGTCGGCATGAGGTAGGCGTCACCGACAACATATGTTTCTCCTGCCACGTCGCTGCTTATACCTCGGAGTGGATTATGGCTGCTCACTCCGGTCGCCATAACAAAGGCGTCAAATTCTCCAAGGTTCTTTCTCTGCCCTTCCTGGACAACGAACAATTCTCCTGAGGTTGCGATCTCATCAACCTTCGTGTTCGTTTCAATGGTCACACCTTGCTGGGCAAGGCTTTTGATCAGCCACACTTTTCGGGCAGGGACTTCACCAATGCCTATGTCAGGCAGAACTTCAACAAGAGTCACCTTTTTCCCTTCGGCAGCAAGGGCGTTTGCTGTCTCGCAACCAGTTGCGCCACCCCCAATTACAGCCACAGTCTGACCGTTGATGCTTTTCCCTCCCAGAATGTCGTGAGCTGTGATGACACTGTCGTTTTGTGCGCCGGGTATGGCTGGAATGAGAGGGATACTGCCGGTTGCGATGACGGTGACATCGGGGGCAAAAGCGTTGACCATTTCCTGATCTACCTCGCAATCCGTAATCACAGTCACATTATTCAACTTGTTGATCTGATCTACACGCCAGTCAACAACCCATCGAAAGTCGTTTTTGCCAGGAGGCACAAAGGCAAGATTCCATTGTCCTCCAAGTTTTTTCCCTTTTTCACAAAGGGTGACGTCATGTCCTCGCTGGGCAGCAATCAGGGCTGTTTCCAATCCGGCAGGGCCGCCACCGATCACCAGAACTCGTTTGGATGGGGCAGCTTGAGTAATGTGCATTTCGGTTTCTCTGCCAGCCTCTGGATTTTGCAGGCAATTTGCAAAGCCGGCAGTCATTTGCGTTCCGATGCAACCTTGCAGGCAGCCAATGCATTTGCGAATGTCGTCGGCCCTGCCTTCACGCGCTTTATTGGTCCAGTCCGGGTCGGCGATCAGTCCCCGACCCAACGCGACCAGATCGGCCTTTCCATTTTTCAGAATGTCTTCCGCACTTTCGGGGTCAATGATGCGCTGCACACCGATGACTGGCACGCTTACTGTGCTTTTGATGGTGCTTATGTGATCGATGATCGGGTGGGTCCTTCTTCGGCAATGGGCATCATCAAAGACCAATATGTTGGCGAAATGCCGCGACCTGCAGTGATGTGCAGGGCATCAATTCCGCCTTCTTCCAGAGTCTGGGCAATGACCACTGCATCAGCGACGTCGATGCCGCCACCCTCGCCTTCGGTCGCCACCATGCGAAATATGACCGGAAACTCTTCGCCTACGGCAGACCTGACTTTTTGAATAACTTCCAGCGGGAAGCGCATCCTGCCCAGGAAATTCCCTCCATATTCATCAGTGCGTTTGTTGAAATAGGGTGAATAGAATTGCTGAAGCAAAAAGCCTTGCGCACCGTTAAGTTCCACGGCGTCCGCTCCGGCCTGTTTTGCCCTCAGGGCAGCCGCAGCAAATTCGTCGCCCACCGTTTGTATGTCTTCATGGGACATGACGTTCGAAATCATGGTGGTTTTTTCCAGTTCCATCCCCTTGAAACGCATTTGGTTCGGTTTGAAGATGCCGCCAGACGGTGAAACCAGTCGCTTTTTCTTCGTAAAGAAAGGGTATGCTTCCAGTCCGCCGTGCATGAGGTGAATTGACAGCTTGGCTCCGGCTGCATGTACCGCTTCGGCCAGAGCAGTAAATCCCGGTATATATTTATCATCGTAGAGTGAATTCATGCCCACTCCCACGGTCCCGTTTTTGGAAACAGCGGCAACGCCAGTCGTTATCAACCCGGCGCCACCTTGGGCGATCCTGGTGTAAAAGGCGATAAGTCGATCAGACAACGTGTCATCCTTGTTGCCGAGTCCGGTTCCCATTGGTGCCAGGGCAACTCTGTTTTTCAGTTCCATGGAGCCGATACGTATTGGTTCGAAAAGATTGGGAAAGTGTTGTTGCATGGTTATGTCTCTTTTCATTTTTTTGCGATTTACAGGAAAGTCAGTCCGTCAGGCAGAGGCTCACGATACAGAGCCATGCTTGCAAGTCCTTCTATCTGGATCGGAATCATGCCAGCTTCTTTTGTCGCGACGGCGAGCGATGCGTAGCAGTATGGGCAGGTAGTAACCAAGTACTTGGCTCCAGCCTGCTTTGCGTCTTGAATGTTTCGGTGTGCCTGGATTTCTGATTGCTCGGAGTCCTTCGAGGTGTGACCTGTGGCGAGACCAAAGTATCCACGACTTCCGCAGCACAATCTGTCGTTGAAGTCGTATGTCCTTTTGACGCGCCTCACGCCAATCAACCTGAAGAGCTCTTCGATCAGGGCGTTTTTTTCATCTCCCTCGCTCCATGAGCAGGGGAGCTGGATTGCGGCGTCTGCATCAATCATATGGACGTTTCCGTCATGGTCTTTGACCTTGCGGATGAGCCATTCTAACAGCGAGACTGGTTTGAACCGCAACTTCAGGCCCAGGTTGCAGGCCATTTCCAGCCCGCGAACGCTTTCGTCATGGTAGAAGATTATTTCTTCCACATCCAAAGCGTTGAGGCTGGCAACAGCCCGTTCAATTTGATCGTTGGCAGAGTTGCTTAAATATCCATGGATGAAACCGTGCCCTAACGAGTAATCCTCACCACTTAAAATGTTCATTCCTGAGAACAGAGTGCTTGAGTAAAACGCTTCGCAATTGGTTTTTTCCATGATGCCTACGTTCAGCCATGGTGCGTCGTATGTTGTCTTTCGAATATGGTTGCGAGCACCTTTTACGAAGAAACTGTTGACGAAGACGTCGACGTGCTGTCTTAACGTTGGCTGTATTGAATTTGAATCACATGGCATGATTGTGGCTCCTTGTATTGCTGGTACAGGTTAAAAGAGTCCCTCTTCTTCCATCATTTTGAACACCATCCAGGCTCCGCCCATGGCAGTGGTGCCGGACATGGAAATGGTTACGCCGACAGTTTCGAGGATTTCTGCTTTGGTCGCTCCGGCCTTGATTGCAGCTTGAAGATGGCCGAGTGTGCATGGAGCGCAGTGGTCTTTTACGCCGATTGCCACGGCCATAAGATGCTTTTCCTTGGAACCCAGCGCCCCGTCAGCGAATGCAGCGCTGATGGTTTTCAGCGTGAGCTCCCATACTTCGGGATTTTCGTTGTCGTAGTTTTTTCGGCAGGCCAGGAATTCTTCAAGCCATAGTCCTTGATTCTGCATTTGATTACTCCTATCGATGCATTTGATTATTTATACGGTTAAGTGTCTTAACTGTGTAACCCTGATAAGGCGTCAGTATTGCGGCTATATATGCACAATAAATAAATTGGTTATGAAGTTTGGTTTAATCTCTAAACCATACGTCTAAAAAAATTATTCTCTGAATAGTTCGGCAATTCGTTTATCCACAGCAGACTCAACAACGGTAAGAATAACTGTTGCAACTGCCAACTGGGTGTCGGGGAACTCTTCCAATTGTTTCATAAGGGTGTTCAGATGACGTTCGTGAAATTCCTTGTGCGCGTCAAACGCTTCCCATCCTGTGTCAGTGAGATAGGTCAAGATTTCCTTGTCGTTGTCCAGAGCCTTTTCCTTCCTGGCAAACCCTTTTTTTTCCAGTTTGCCGACCATCTGGGATGCCGCGCTTTTAGTGACCCCGAGAACGTCACCAATACCCTTGATATTGATTCCTTCCTGTTGGCCGATGGCGTTTAGACAGTGAATCTCTTTTGCTGTCAGCCCAATGTTCCTGCCTGTGCGTATGGGTAACTCCTCAATACGGGAGTGTTTGTTAATAATGCGCATGAGTTTGCCGGTGAGGGCATTAATGGATTCTTGTTTCGAACTCATGACGATTTGGTAAAGTTTCTAAACTATGGTGTCAAGGCCTAATATGCAGTTCATATATTTTCAAATTCGAGAAAGGGAGGCGTTGCCGTGAAAGTCAAGGATCAACGGATAGTCGCGTCTGCTCTGAAAATTGTTATTGAAAGAGGGATGATAGATCGAGTTCTTTTGCGTTGTGGCGAGTCAAAGAGAGCAGGGGTGAGGTGTGTGATGCCCGGTAATTGAATCTTCCGATCTGGATGATATTTCCTTGAATCGGAAAGCGCATCGAAAAGAGCGGATATGGTACCATCGCCAATAGGAAAAGGGCTGCGACATATGTCGCAGCCCTTTTCCTATGCTGGCTCCGAAGAGAAGAGTCGGAAGCTTCTGGATTTCGGCCTTGTGGCAATATTTTGATTTTATTCGGATTTTTTAATTGTATGTATCCTGTTTGAAGAATGACCTGGTGCTTTGATCCGGTTTCAGCAAGTGTGTGGTCCTCTCTTTTAGGCATCTACAAGTAGAAGTCTTGACTACACCATCTCGTCTGGAGCCAATACTTCGGCATATAAAGATTCGTATTCAGGTTCGCCAGGCGCTATGAAAGGTCGATTTCGGATTTTTTCGCACTCTTGTTCCCAGAGCTCTTCATGCTGCATGCCTGACGGTAGCGGGAGTTTTTCCATGCGGTAGGTGAAGGTAATGGGAACATTGTCAGATAGACCGCGATCTGTGAGGCCTTGGCCTTTGAGCCAGAAAGGGGTGCGTTGCCTTACCAGATTGTGCCGGAGAGGGTCTACGGTCATGGTATATCCTAACTCAAGACCGTTCTGACACAGATAATGGACGTGCAAGTTGTTATGCCAGCGAAACATGTTGGCATCGAACTCGTTTTCGTTCCCGAACATGTTGAATCGGCCACGCATTAAAAGGCGGTAGGTCTCAACGTCATGAACCCACACTGTACATCGATGGAGTATTTCTATGCCCTGCAATACGTAGGGCATCCGGTAGACTCCCTGCATGAGTGTAAAAAGCTCATGGATGTATGACTCTCTGTTGTGCTCTACATACCGCTTGGGGAAAAAATCTTTGTATCCCAATGCCATCGAGGGAGTTTGGGCATTGGGTTTTGATGTGGATTCAGTCAGCATTTTAACCATATCCGTTCGTGATGAAACAAAAGCCTTGGGGGATATCCCAAAACAATGAGCATACACGGAAAGGCGAGTCTCTGGGATACCCAGACGTATATCCTTGTCAATGGTCGTTGCACTTCTCGGCAAGTCGTTGGCAATCCAGTTATCCCAATTGAGCACATGGTTGCTGTCTTCAGTCTCTCTGCGCCATTTTTTACCAAGTATCTTCAAGGCAAGTCGCAGATGGTCACCAGCGACAGTATTACGATTGACTGGAGGCCTGCCAGAGCGTGCATTTTCTTTCATGAACGATATGTCCTGTATCAGCGGTTGTTTCTACTTGGGATGGTGGCTCGATCAAAGCAAATCATCCGTCTATGATAATTAAATTTTGTAATAATTAGTCAAAATAGACCTTCAAGTAAACCATTTGAATAATTAATGTGGTCCTTTGAGTCTCTCTGTTTCTTCAAAATCTCATACTTATCTGGTGTAAAACTGTGTTTTTTGATGCAGAAAAATACAATAAACTCTTTATTTTCAGGAAGCCACCTATACTCCTCAAAATAGGATAACAAAACAACGGTTTGAATTTTTAATAAATAATCAGACCATCTGTGATCGTTAACCTAGCGCCTGTGCATTGCGGATGTCCCCCGCCAACACACCTTGAGAGGAGTCTCCCCATGAAATTTCTGAAACTGCACCGTTCACGTGCGTTCTTGTGTTTTGCAGTAATACTTCTGTGTTCCGTCTCATTATTATCAATATCGGCAAGGGCCGCTGAGAACACGGGGACAGTGACAAGACCACTCGTAGGCAATTGGATCAACTCCGGAAATGTCATATTGAGTGGTGGTGGAGTGGCTGGAGCAATGTATACAGATGGGATAGGGCAAAATTTAGTCAATACAGCTGAGGGTTATATCAAAACGCCATTTGGTGATGAACATGGTATGACCGCGCTCCATGCGAATTCTATACTCAGCAATAGCGGTATCATCGATACCTATGGGAACGGATCAAATGGGATGTACATGAAGGTGGCATCAACTGGATACAATTACGGAACTATCACCGCTACGAATGATCTACGAGGGATCGGTATGCGCGCAGAAGCAGCTTCCACCGCGATTAATTACGGGACGATCATCAACAATGAACAGGGAAGGGGCATGAGCGCAGACGCAAGCACTATCGAGAATAGAGGCTCTGTTTTTACAAGATTGGCTGGTGCTTATGGCATGCATGGAGAATCGTCTTCCACGGTGACCAATCGTGGTACTATCACCACTCTAGGAGGCAACGCGTACGGTCTGAGTGGGATCGATTCTATCCTGACGAACAGCGGGACCATAACCAATTCTGATGCTCCAGGTCTTGTGGGAGGGCGGTCTATCATGAACAATAGCGGAACCATAACCGTTCAAGGGGCTACTACAGGGGCTATTTGGACGACGGCGTCTACTCTAACCAATAGTGGTACCATAGCAGGATACGGCCTAGGAGGGCGAGCCATAGTCGCTTCGACTAATTCTCAAATATATCTGAAGACCGGGACCACTATACTGGCTGGAAATGTTCATGACTTGGATGGGACCAATGCTTTGTATCTAGTAGGAAGCGGAACTGTAAACTTTAATATAACCGGTAACTGGGCCGAAATTCATAAGGCAGAAGTTGGAACATGGACATTAACTCAAAATGTTGTGGCACAAAAAATTTCACTGGACGATGGTACATTGGCTTTGAACTCAGGGGTGCGTCTCAGTGGAAGTACCTACAATCAAGCCGCAGGCAGCACTTTAGCTGTCAATCTGAATGGCGATGGAACGGTCCCTGTGACGGTGACCGGACTCGCCACTGTAGCGGGTAAGCTTGTCGTTGATGTTGATGGGAAAAATATGGTTGGAGATCAGACTATTATCGCAGCCGGTTCGGTCGCTGGGAATTTTGATTCAGTCGTCAGTCTGAATCCCAATTTTTCGCTCAGCACCCGCGTTGATGGGACCGATGTAAAACTCTCAACACCATATGCACCCAAATGGGACAACACGGCATTGAGCATGACTTCGATTCTGGCTTCCAACATGGCATTTATCCAGGTTCCCACGGCTCGTAGCCAAACCCTTTTGACCGCAAACGACAGGGAAGAGGAAGATGAGTACGTCATGGTCGCCTCCAATGGTCCGCTCGTCGATCTGGTCTCCCAAAAGCCCTCCAAGGAGCAGCGCTATGGGGTGTATGCAAAACCCATGTTCAGTATCAGCGAGCGAGACGCCTTTGGCTCTGCCCTTGGCTACGATGCCACGATGGTCGGGCTGGAAGTTGGCGCAGACACCTTTGTCAGCGATAATCTGCTGTTGGGGGCATTTGCAGGGTATGCCGCAACCGGCATCGACTTCAAAGGAAATGCTTTTGCGGAAAACGACACAGAGGATCAGAGTATCTATGTACTCGGCGCATATGGTGGATACCGCTTGAACGACTGGTCTTTTACCGACACCTTGAGCTTCTCATACGGTCAGCATGATTCCAAACGAAATGCAGGGCTGGGCGAAACAGCCAAGGGTGATTACAACAGCCAACTTATCGGTAATCAATTTCTCGCTTCATATAGAGGGATAGGAAATGACACTTGGACCCTCGCCCCTGAACTTGGACTCAACACCAGCTATTTCTATCGAGGCAGTTTTTCAGAAACCGATGCCACCAACGCAGCCACCTACGACAGTCTTGGTGCTCTCTTCATAGAAAGCGAAGTCGGCATGCGCCTGAGTGGTAATATCGTAACAGAGTCCGCCACCTTCCTTCCCTATGTAAAACTAAATTGGTCCCACGACCTGAATGGCAACGACATCACTGTACGCCAAACCCTCGGCGCGACCTCAGCGCAAGTCACCCAAGAAAATGACGATGACAATCTCAGTCTTAGTTTGGGGACATCAATCCGCAAAGGCAATACGTCATTCAACCTGGCATATACAGGAGAAGCCAGCCAGCACAGCCGTTCCCATAGCCTTTCCGCTATTGCTCGATATGAGTTTTAAGAAAATGAAGAGAGAAGGAGGTAGCCGTTATGACACCGCATACTCGTTTAGTAACGGTATCCAGCAATGTTACGGTGACTTTAGTCGGCCTATTGTGATTAGAAATGGACCAAAATTACTAACAGGCATTCCGCGGCGGTAGTCTATTTCGGGCTTTTGTCTCACCTATTTTGACCTAGCGGGACAGATTGCTTTGAAGATAAAGAAAAAAAATCAGGCTATTTGAATGGCAACGAAAAAGGGCTGCGACGTGTGTCACAGCCCTTGTTCTTTACTGGTGCCGAAGAGAAGATTCGAACTTCCACGGAGAAACCCCCACATGGTCCTGAACCATGCGTGTCTACCAATTCCACCACTTCGGCACGTTCAGGAGAGTGGTTTATATATGGCCTCATGATGGTTGGCAAGTCTTTTTTTTGCATATTTTGTCCTGTGGAGAGTACCGGTTGCGGAAGGCAATTGCTTGAATTCGGCAGGGAAAAAAACTACCGTCCGCGCAGAAAACGGAGTGACTGATGGAAAACTTTTTGTTGCTGGGTATTTGTTTTGTTCTAGGCCTTGCCATGCGTCTGGCCAAAGTGATCGATGACAGGGGACCGGCGGCTCTGAACGCGGTCATTATTTACATGTCCATGCCTGCATTGGCTTTGTTGTATGCCCACTCCCTGCCTCTGGGTGTGGATCTTCTGTTGCCTGCCGCCATGGCCTGGATCGTGTTCGGAGTAGGGTACGGTTTTTTTGTTTTGCTCGGTCGTCGATTCGGATGGGACGAAAAAACCGTGGTCTGTCTGACCTTGTGCGCCGGGCTTGGGAATACCTCGTTTGTGGGACTGCCCATGATCGAGACTTTTTTTGGCGCTGAATACATCGGTGTAGGCATGCTCTGTGATACGGGCGGCACTTTTCTGGCGTTGGCTATTCCAGGCATTATCCTTGCTGCCAAGGTCTCGGGTGAAAAAGTCAGTGGCTTGATGGTTGCGAAAAAGGTTTTTCTCTTTCCTCCCTTTATCGCCATACTCCTTGGAATCGCGCTTCAGCCTATTCCCTATCCCGATTGGCTGACAGGGGTGCTTTCCCGGCTTGGTTCAACGCTCAGCCCTCTGGCCCTGTTGTCCGTGGGCATGACCCTTTGTCTGAGTGCGCTTCAGGGCAATGTTCGCGAGTTGCTTCTGGGACTGGGGTACAAACTGGTGTTGGCTCCTCTCCTTATTCTTGTTCTGTATATGGTCATTCTTGGTAAAACAGATGTCATTTCGCAGGTGACAGTGTTTGAAGCCGCGATGGGACCGATGGTTACGGGCGGTATTATTGCCATGAGTCATGGGTTGCGGCCGTCTCTTGCAGTGGCTCTGGTTGGTGTCGGGACATTGTTGTGCTTTGTGACCCTGCCGGTCTGGTATGTGGTGGTACAGGCTTTGTAGAGCGAAAACTCTCCTTGCATCCTTTGGGGAAAATTGTTCTCATTAAAAAGTCAAATACTTTACGGAGAATTCATGAGCAGCGGAACAAAGATTTTAAGACAAGTGGAACAGAAAGATCTTCCCGGCTTTTTTCGGGAGCTGGCCGATGCGTTGGAAAATGGCGGTTCAGAAGAGTTTGCTTGTCTTGATGAGTTCAAGAAATTCAAGATAAAGGCGCGGGTCGAATTCGGTCAGGTCGTTCTTCGGATGAAGTTTCAAACCGAACAGGAATGTACCGCGCCGTTCGAGGTGGAGTGTCAAACCTGTGGGGCGATCAAGCCGGAATACAAGGAACTCAAGAAGCGGATGAAGTCCAGTTTCAGAATGCTGGTCAAGATGATTCATGATGG
The genomic region above belongs to uncultured Pseudodesulfovibrio sp. and contains:
- a CDS encoding FAD-dependent oxidoreductase, translating into MPVIGVQRIIDPESAEDILKNGKADLVALGRGLIADPDWTNKAREGRADDIRKCIGCLQGCIGTQMTAGFANCLQNPEAGRETEMHITQAAPSKRVLVIGGGPAGLETALIAAQRGHDVTLCEKGKKLGGQWNLAFVPPGKNDFRWVVDWRVDQINKLNNVTVITDCEVDQEMVNAFAPDVTVIATGSIPLIPAIPGAQNDSVITAHDILGGKSINGQTVAVIGGGATGCETANALAAEGKKVTLVEVLPDIGIGEVPARKVWLIKSLAQQGVTIETNTKVDEIATSGELFVVQEGQRKNLGEFDAFVMATGVSSHNPLRGISSDVAGETYVVGDAYLMPTNGLDALHHASEIARTI
- a CDS encoding NADH:flavin oxidoreductase, with translation MQQHFPNLFEPIRIGSMELKNRVALAPMGTGLGNKDDTLSDRLIAFYTRIAQGGAGLITTGVAAVSKNGTVGVGMNSLYDDKYIPGFTALAEAVHAAGAKLSIHLMHGGLEAYPFFTKKKRLVSPSGGIFKPNQMRFKGMELEKTTMISNVMSHEDIQTVGDEFAAAALRAKQAGADAVELNGAQGFLLQQFYSPYFNKRTDEYGGNFLGRMRFPLEVIQKVRSAVGEEFPVIFRMVATEGEGGGIDVADAVVIAQTLEEGGIDALHITAGRGISPTYWSLMMPIAEEGPTRSSIT
- a CDS encoding heterodisulfide reductase-related iron-sulfur binding cluster — its product is MPCDSNSIQPTLRQHVDVFVNSFFVKGARNHIRKTTYDAPWLNVGIMEKTNCEAFYSSTLFSGMNILSGEDYSLGHGFIHGYLSNSANDQIERAVASLNALDVEEIIFYHDESVRGLEMACNLGLKLRFKPVSLLEWLIRKVKDHDGNVHMIDADAAIQLPCSWSEGDEKNALIEELFRLIGVRRVKRTYDFNDRLCCGSRGYFGLATGHTSKDSEQSEIQAHRNIQDAKQAGAKYLVTTCPYCYASLAVATKEAGMIPIQIEGLASMALYREPLPDGLTFL
- a CDS encoding carboxymuconolactone decarboxylase family protein; this translates as MQNQGLWLEEFLACRKNYDNENPEVWELTLKTISAAFADGALGSKEKHLMAVAIGVKDHCAPCTLGHLQAAIKAGATKAEILETVGVTISMSGTTAMGGAWMVFKMMEEEGLF
- a CDS encoding MarR family transcriptional regulator; the encoded protein is MSSKQESINALTGKLMRIINKHSRIEELPIRTGRNIGLTAKEIHCLNAIGQQEGINIKGIGDVLGVTKSAASQMVGKLEKKGFARKEKALDNDKEILTYLTDTGWEAFDAHKEFHERHLNTLMKQLEEFPDTQLAVATVILTVVESAVDKRIAELFRE
- a CDS encoding autotransporter domain-containing protein, producing the protein MKFLKLHRSRAFLCFAVILLCSVSLLSISARAAENTGTVTRPLVGNWINSGNVILSGGGVAGAMYTDGIGQNLVNTAEGYIKTPFGDEHGMTALHANSILSNSGIIDTYGNGSNGMYMKVASTGYNYGTITATNDLRGIGMRAEAASTAINYGTIINNEQGRGMSADASTIENRGSVFTRLAGAYGMHGESSSTVTNRGTITTLGGNAYGLSGIDSILTNSGTITNSDAPGLVGGRSIMNNSGTITVQGATTGAIWTTASTLTNSGTIAGYGLGGRAIVASTNSQIYLKTGTTILAGNVHDLDGTNALYLVGSGTVNFNITGNWAEIHKAEVGTWTLTQNVVAQKISLDDGTLALNSGVRLSGSTYNQAAGSTLAVNLNGDGTVPVTVTGLATVAGKLVVDVDGKNMVGDQTIIAAGSVAGNFDSVVSLNPNFSLSTRVDGTDVKLSTPYAPKWDNTALSMTSILASNMAFIQVPTARSQTLLTANDREEEDEYVMVASNGPLVDLVSQKPSKEQRYGVYAKPMFSISERDAFGSALGYDATMVGLEVGADTFVSDNLLLGAFAGYAATGIDFKGNAFAENDTEDQSIYVLGAYGGYRLNDWSFTDTLSFSYGQHDSKRNAGLGETAKGDYNSQLIGNQFLASYRGIGNDTWTLAPELGLNTSYFYRGSFSETDATNAATYDSLGALFIESEVGMRLSGNIVTESATFLPYVKLNWSHDLNGNDITVRQTLGATSAQVTQENDDDNLSLSLGTSIRKGNTSFNLAYTGEASQHSRSHSLSAIARYEF
- a CDS encoding AEC family transporter, which gives rise to MENFLLLGICFVLGLAMRLAKVIDDRGPAALNAVIIYMSMPALALLYAHSLPLGVDLLLPAAMAWIVFGVGYGFFVLLGRRFGWDEKTVVCLTLCAGLGNTSFVGLPMIETFFGAEYIGVGMLCDTGGTFLALAIPGIILAAKVSGEKVSGLMVAKKVFLFPPFIAILLGIALQPIPYPDWLTGVLSRLGSTLSPLALLSVGMTLCLSALQGNVRELLLGLGYKLVLAPLLILVLYMVILGKTDVISQVTVFEAAMGPMVTGGIIAMSHGLRPSLAVALVGVGTLLCFVTLPVWYVVVQAL
- a CDS encoding GAK system XXXCH domain-containing protein, with the translated sequence MSSGTKILRQVEQKDLPGFFRELADALENGGSEEFACLDEFKKFKIKARVEFGQVVLRMKFQTEQECTAPFEVECQTCGAIKPEYKELKKRMKSSFRMLVKMIHDGVEPPREAVESFLEDSALMVGYPGYGDEYYAMYTEACAVFREAYESGDVSRMHTAIDALVHEKGRCHAKYA